A region from the Halomarina litorea genome encodes:
- the sufD gene encoding Fe-S cluster assembly protein SufD, giving the protein MSTQIHANLTEEQVRQISEGLDEPEWLLQTRLDALDALADLDFPDVIRTPGRQWTNLANLDFESFVDPLNAAEEKDQVGPDDVEVLSMAEALDSHEDLVKEHFGSVVDPQTNYLTALSTALFSTGTVIYVPEGVDAEDVTVRTTMNSRSLFNYTLVVAEESSSVTILERQETGGAAVTPERRRASDDDADSRTGNRYYSGIVEVVGGENAYVQYGSLQDLDRTTYNYQLKKATVDTYGTVNVIDCNIGSRLTKSSVEANLDGDSSETKLIGAFYGHEDQHFDIDTRVWHNAEHTTADLVTRGVIDDRARSVYEGVQNVGRDAWDTSSYQRENTLMLSDESEADASPKLIINNHDTEASHSATVGQVDAEDLFYMTSRAVPEQLAKNMLVEGFYVPVLEEIEVDELREDLQSRIRDRLKAREQ; this is encoded by the coding sequence ATGAGCACGCAGATACACGCCAACCTCACGGAAGAACAGGTGCGACAGATCAGCGAGGGCCTCGACGAACCCGAGTGGCTCCTCCAGACCCGTCTGGACGCCCTCGACGCACTGGCGGACCTCGACTTCCCCGACGTCATCCGCACGCCCGGTCGTCAGTGGACGAACCTCGCGAACCTCGACTTCGAGTCGTTCGTCGACCCGCTGAACGCCGCCGAGGAGAAAGACCAGGTCGGGCCCGACGACGTCGAGGTGCTCTCGATGGCGGAGGCCCTCGACTCCCACGAGGACCTCGTCAAGGAGCACTTCGGGAGCGTCGTCGACCCGCAGACGAACTACCTGACGGCGCTCTCGACGGCGCTGTTCTCGACGGGCACCGTCATCTACGTCCCGGAGGGCGTCGACGCGGAGGACGTCACCGTCCGGACGACGATGAACTCCCGGTCGCTGTTCAACTACACGCTCGTCGTCGCCGAGGAGTCCTCCTCGGTGACCATCCTCGAACGCCAGGAGACCGGCGGCGCGGCCGTCACGCCCGAGCGACGCCGGGCGAGCGACGACGACGCCGACTCGCGGACCGGCAACCGCTACTACTCCGGCATCGTCGAGGTCGTCGGCGGCGAGAACGCCTACGTCCAGTACGGCTCGTTGCAGGACCTCGACCGGACGACGTACAACTACCAGCTGAAGAAGGCGACCGTCGATACCTACGGGACGGTCAACGTCATCGACTGTAACATCGGCTCCCGGCTGACGAAGTCCTCCGTCGAGGCGAACCTCGACGGCGACAGTTCGGAGACGAAACTCATCGGGGCGTTCTACGGTCACGAGGACCAGCACTTCGACATCGACACGCGGGTGTGGCACAACGCCGAGCACACCACCGCGGACCTCGTCACGCGCGGCGTCATCGACGACCGCGCGCGCTCGGTGTACGAGGGCGTCCAGAACGTCGGTCGCGACGCCTGGGACACCTCCTCGTACCAGCGCGAGAACACGCTGATGCTGAGCGACGAGAGCGAGGCAGACGCCTCGCCGAAGCTCATCATCAACAACCACGACACGGAGGCCAGCCACTCCGCGACCGTCGGACAGGTCGACGCCGAGGACCTGTTCTACATGACCTCGCGTGCCGTGCCCGAACAGCTCGCGAAGAACATGCTCGTGGAGGGGTTCTACGTGCCCGTCCTCGAGGAGATCGAGGTCGACGAACTGCGCGAGGACCTGCAGAGTCGCATCCGCGACCGTCTCAAGGCCCGCGAACAGTAA
- the sufB gene encoding Fe-S cluster assembly protein SufB has translation MMSSEDHLKETDTEARFEFKKEQKSAFKTEMGLNEETIRVISEDKGEPEWMLDRRLRALRQFQEMPMPTDWPGQPDLSEVDIDEIVPYIRPDIETRGGTDNWEDLPDEIKDTFDKLGIPEAEKNALSGVGAQYESEIVYQNMQEQWEEKGVIFCDMDKAVQEHEDLVEEYFMTKCVPPSDNKFAALHGAVWSGGSFVYVPEGVTVEMPIQAYFRMNSEGMGQFEHTLIIAEENSEVHYIEGCSAPQYSKFNLHSGGVEVFVKEGAHVQYSTVQNWSKNTYNLNTKRAICEKDATMEWVSGSMGSKATMLYPCTILKGPGATDNHITIAFAGKGQNIDTGAKVYHNAPNTKSTIESKSISKDGGRTNYRGLVHIADGAENSSTSVECDALMFDNESTSDTMPYMEIEESKVDVAHEATVGKIGDEDVFYLQSRGLDDDDAKQMIVAGFIEPITEELPIEYAVELNRLIELEMEGSLG, from the coding sequence ATCATGAGTTCCGAAGACCACCTCAAAGAGACGGACACCGAAGCTCGCTTCGAGTTCAAGAAGGAGCAGAAGTCCGCGTTCAAGACCGAGATGGGTCTCAACGAGGAGACCATCCGCGTCATCTCCGAAGACAAGGGCGAACCCGAGTGGATGCTCGACCGTCGCCTGCGCGCCCTCCGACAGTTCCAGGAGATGCCGATGCCGACCGACTGGCCGGGCCAGCCCGACCTGTCGGAAGTCGATATCGACGAGATCGTCCCCTACATCCGCCCGGACATCGAGACCCGCGGCGGCACCGACAACTGGGAGGACCTCCCCGACGAGATCAAGGACACGTTCGACAAACTGGGCATCCCCGAGGCCGAGAAGAACGCGCTCTCGGGCGTCGGTGCGCAGTACGAGTCCGAGATCGTCTACCAGAACATGCAAGAGCAGTGGGAGGAGAAGGGGGTCATCTTCTGTGACATGGACAAGGCCGTCCAGGAGCACGAAGACCTCGTCGAGGAGTACTTCATGACGAAGTGCGTCCCCCCGAGCGACAACAAGTTCGCCGCACTCCACGGCGCCGTCTGGTCCGGCGGGTCGTTCGTCTACGTCCCCGAGGGCGTCACCGTCGAGATGCCCATCCAGGCGTACTTCCGGATGAACTCCGAGGGGATGGGCCAGTTCGAGCACACGCTCATCATCGCCGAGGAGAACAGCGAGGTCCACTACATCGAGGGCTGTTCGGCCCCGCAGTACAGCAAGTTCAACCTGCACTCCGGCGGCGTCGAGGTGTTCGTCAAGGAGGGTGCCCACGTCCAGTACTCCACCGTGCAGAACTGGTCGAAGAACACCTACAACCTGAACACCAAGCGCGCCATCTGCGAGAAGGACGCCACGATGGAGTGGGTCTCCGGGTCGATGGGGTCGAAGGCGACGATGCTCTACCCCTGTACCATCCTCAAGGGCCCCGGCGCGACGGACAACCACATCACCATCGCGTTCGCCGGGAAGGGCCAGAACATCGACACCGGCGCGAAGGTGTACCACAACGCGCCCAACACGAAGTCGACCATCGAGTCGAAGTCCATCTCGAAGGACGGCGGCCGCACGAACTACCGCGGCCTCGTCCACATCGCGGACGGCGCCGAGAACTCCAGTACGAGCGTGGAGTGCGACGCGCTGATGTTCGACAACGAGTCCACCTCGGACACCATGCCGTACATGGAGATCGAGGAGTCGAAGGTCGACGTGGCCCACGAGGCCACCGTCGGGAAGATCGGCGACGAGGACGTCTTCTACCTCCAATCGCGCGGACTGGACGACGACGACGCCAAGCAGATGATCGTCGCCGGGTTCATCGAACCCATCACGGAGGAACTGCCCATCGAGTACGCGGTCGAACTCAACCGCCTCATCGAACTCGAGATGGAGGGGTCGCTGGGCTAA
- a CDS encoding ABC transporter ATP-binding protein, which produces MARLEIKNLHAEVNEEDGEQILNGVNLEVESGEIHALMGPNGSGKSTTAKVIAGHPAYRVTDGEVLIHLEEGDFGEDFEIPEDKRTWNLLELEPNERAALGVFLAFQYPAEIEGVTMVNFLRTALNAKLEEREELFEDEESEEAEADDEEDSGYDTSPMEGNVDDGAVGVSEFQQLMAEKMEQLDMDEKFASRYLNAGFSGGEKKQNEVLQAAILEPSIAVLDEIDSGLDIDRLQDVATGINALRDEQGTGILQITHYQRILDYVEPDHVHIMLDGKVVKSGGPELAEQLEDKGYDWVREEVYETA; this is translated from the coding sequence ATGGCACGATTAGAAATCAAGAACCTTCACGCGGAGGTCAACGAGGAAGACGGTGAGCAGATTCTGAACGGCGTGAACCTGGAGGTGGAGTCCGGCGAGATCCACGCGCTGATGGGTCCCAACGGCTCCGGGAAGTCCACGACGGCGAAGGTCATCGCCGGCCACCCGGCCTACCGGGTGACCGACGGCGAGGTCCTCATCCACCTGGAGGAGGGCGACTTCGGCGAGGACTTCGAGATTCCCGAGGACAAGCGCACGTGGAACCTGCTCGAGTTGGAGCCGAACGAGCGCGCCGCCCTCGGCGTGTTCCTCGCCTTCCAGTACCCCGCCGAGATCGAGGGGGTCACGATGGTCAACTTCCTGCGGACGGCCCTGAACGCCAAACTCGAGGAGCGCGAAGAGCTCTTTGAGGACGAGGAGAGCGAGGAGGCGGAGGCCGACGACGAAGAGGACTCGGGCTACGACACCTCACCGATGGAGGGGAACGTCGACGACGGTGCCGTCGGCGTCTCCGAGTTCCAGCAGCTGATGGCTGAGAAGATGGAGCAGCTTGACATGGACGAGAAGTTCGCCTCGCGCTACCTCAACGCCGGCTTCTCCGGCGGCGAGAAGAAGCAAAACGAGGTCCTCCAGGCCGCCATCCTCGAGCCGTCCATCGCGGTGCTCGACGAGATCGACTCCGGGCTGGACATCGACCGCCTGCAGGACGTCGCGACGGGCATCAACGCGCTTCGCGACGAACAGGGCACCGGCATCCTGCAGATCACGCACTACCAGCGCATCCTCGACTACGTCGAACCCGACCACGTCCACATCATGCTCGACGGGAAGGTCGTCAAGAGCGGCGGCCCCGAACTCGCCGAGCAGCTAGAGGACAAGGGGTACGACTGGGTCCGCGAGGAAGTGTACGAGACAGCCTGA
- a CDS encoding DNA-directed DNA polymerase, producing MNAGQSSLSNFGRGEPQDGDDRRPTEAEAAEVAGDGGLAADVVDTSDYRYPDPDGTVDIAVTQVDYTVEGSGRNEHPVLHVFGRTTDNEVEHVRVREFDPYFYAPIDSFDGSGFDEDPVTLDDFADSRLQNDRLRGLETEDDGETVVLYEGIRGERLVKVLGQTPRDVGQLRDRFDHYEADILFPNRLLIDKDITSGIRVPCRRSDDGAIDVPHQEIRAVDVEADLRVNTFDIEVDDRHGFPEEGEETIICLTSHDNYRDEYVVWLYEAPDGAPGPDALDGYEPIEDAVDVDVRRFDTEEAMLGAFVDYVEETDPDVLTGWNFTDFDAPYFIDRLEVLGGEGDLDPDRLSRVNEVWRSDWQGPNVKGRVAFDLLYAYKRTQFSELDSYRLDAVGEVELGVGKERYPGDIGDLWEEEPERLLEYNLRDVELCVELDRKQDIVAFWEEVATFVGCKLEDATTPGDAVDMYVLHKAHGKFALPSKGRQEAEEFEGGAVFEPITGVKEMVSVLDLKSLYPMCMVTINASPETKVDPAEYDGETFHAPNGQHFRREPDGIIREMVTELLDEREEKKGLRNEHDPGSQAYETYDRQQAAVKVIMNSLYGVSGWDRFRLYDKENAAAVTATGREVINFTEESVNELGHQVAYGDTDSIMLELGKQVSKEEAIEQSFEIEEAVNASYDDFAREELGAEEHRFQIEFEKLYRRFFQAGKKKRYAGHIVWKEGKDVDDIDITGFEYKRSDIAPITKEVQQYVLELIVTGEGEEYREEAKEYVHGVIERFRDGEMSVEEVGIPGGIGKRLDNYDTDTAHIRGAKYANLMLGTNFQRGSKPKRLYLKSVHNDFYERIEAELDIDARSDPVYREFRTKEDVICIEFADQLPEEFEVDWEVMLDKTLKGPIERVLDAIGVSWDEVQSGQTQTGLGSFM from the coding sequence CGTCACGCAGGTCGACTACACCGTCGAGGGGAGCGGTCGGAACGAACACCCGGTCCTTCACGTCTTCGGGCGGACGACGGACAACGAGGTCGAACACGTCCGGGTTCGCGAGTTCGACCCGTACTTCTACGCGCCCATCGACTCCTTCGACGGGTCCGGGTTCGACGAGGACCCCGTGACGCTCGACGACTTCGCCGACAGCCGTCTCCAGAACGACCGCCTCCGAGGGCTGGAGACCGAGGACGATGGCGAGACGGTCGTGCTCTACGAGGGCATCCGGGGCGAGCGACTCGTGAAGGTCCTCGGGCAGACGCCCCGCGACGTGGGCCAACTGCGCGACCGGTTCGACCACTACGAGGCGGACATCCTCTTCCCGAACCGCCTGCTCATCGACAAGGACATCACGAGCGGGATTCGGGTGCCCTGTCGGCGGTCCGACGACGGGGCCATCGACGTGCCCCACCAGGAGATACGGGCCGTCGACGTGGAGGCCGACCTCCGGGTGAACACCTTCGACATCGAGGTGGACGACCGACACGGCTTCCCCGAGGAGGGCGAGGAGACCATCATCTGCCTGACGAGCCACGACAACTACCGCGACGAGTACGTCGTCTGGCTCTACGAAGCACCCGACGGTGCCCCCGGCCCCGACGCCCTCGACGGCTACGAACCAATCGAGGACGCCGTGGACGTGGACGTCCGCCGGTTCGACACCGAGGAGGCGATGCTCGGTGCGTTCGTCGACTACGTCGAGGAGACGGACCCCGACGTACTGACCGGGTGGAACTTCACCGACTTCGACGCCCCGTACTTCATCGACCGACTGGAAGTGCTGGGCGGGGAGGGCGACCTCGACCCGGACCGCCTCTCGCGGGTGAACGAGGTGTGGCGCTCGGACTGGCAGGGGCCGAACGTCAAGGGCCGGGTCGCGTTCGACCTGCTGTACGCCTACAAGCGCACGCAGTTCTCCGAACTCGACTCCTACCGACTGGACGCGGTGGGTGAAGTCGAGTTGGGCGTCGGGAAGGAACGCTACCCCGGCGACATCGGCGACCTGTGGGAGGAGGAACCGGAACGACTGCTGGAGTACAACCTGCGCGACGTGGAGCTGTGCGTCGAACTCGACCGCAAACAGGACATCGTCGCCTTCTGGGAGGAAGTGGCCACGTTCGTCGGCTGTAAACTGGAGGACGCCACCACCCCCGGCGACGCGGTGGACATGTACGTCCTCCACAAGGCCCACGGGAAGTTCGCGCTCCCCTCGAAGGGCCGCCAGGAGGCCGAGGAGTTCGAGGGCGGAGCCGTCTTCGAACCCATCACGGGCGTCAAGGAGATGGTAAGTGTTCTAGACCTGAAAAGTCTCTATCCCATGTGCATGGTGACCATCAACGCCTCGCCGGAGACGAAGGTCGACCCCGCCGAATACGACGGCGAGACGTTCCACGCCCCCAACGGCCAGCACTTCCGGCGGGAACCGGACGGCATCATCCGGGAGATGGTGACGGAACTGTTGGACGAACGCGAGGAGAAGAAAGGTCTCAGGAACGAACACGACCCCGGCAGTCAGGCCTACGAGACCTACGACCGCCAGCAGGCGGCGGTGAAGGTCATCATGAATTCTCTCTACGGCGTTTCGGGGTGGGATCGGTTCCGCCTCTACGACAAGGAGAACGCCGCCGCCGTCACCGCGACGGGTCGGGAGGTCATCAACTTCACCGAGGAGTCGGTGAACGAACTCGGACATCAAGTCGCATATGGTGACACGGATTCGATTATGTTGGAGCTGGGGAAACAGGTATCGAAAGAGGAGGCAATCGAGCAGTCCTTCGAGATAGAGGAGGCGGTCAACGCCTCCTACGACGACTTCGCCCGCGAGGAGCTCGGGGCCGAGGAACACCGCTTCCAGATCGAGTTCGAGAAGCTGTACCGGCGGTTCTTCCAGGCGGGCAAGAAGAAGCGCTACGCGGGCCACATCGTCTGGAAGGAGGGGAAGGACGTCGACGACATCGACATCACGGGCTTCGAGTACAAGCGCTCTGACATCGCCCCCATCACGAAGGAGGTCCAGCAATACGTTCTCGAACTCATCGTCACGGGCGAGGGCGAGGAGTACCGCGAGGAGGCCAAGGAGTACGTCCACGGCGTCATCGAGCGGTTCCGCGACGGCGAGATGAGCGTCGAGGAGGTGGGCATCCCCGGCGGCATTGGCAAGCGACTGGACAACTACGACACGGACACCGCCCACATCCGGGGGGCGAAGTACGCGAACCTCATGCTGGGGACGAACTTCCAGCGCGGCTCGAAACCCAAACGCCTCTACCTGAAGAGCGTCCACAACGACTTCTACGAGCGCATCGAGGCGGAACTCGACATCGACGCCCGGTCGGACCCGGTCTACCGGGAGTTCCGCACGAAGGAGGACGTCATTTGCATCGAGTTCGCCGACCAGTTGCCCGAGGAGTTCGAGGTGGACTGGGAGGTGATGCTCGACAAGACGCTGAAAGGGCCCATCGAGCGGGTCCTCGACGCCATCGGCGTCTCGTGGGACGAGGTCCAGTCGGGGCAGACCCAGACGGGACTCGGCTCGTTCATGTAG